In Athalia rosae chromosome 6, iyAthRosa1.1, whole genome shotgun sequence, one DNA window encodes the following:
- the LOC105690376 gene encoding exocyst complex component 3, which yields MGNDSGEDKMNALQKLEDEAKTAATKHIINMLQRPGQLEKVEQYKRRISRKKASIETKLKTAMQSQLDGVRVGFNQLQDALISIAAIKNELDLIGKSFGSAPELSNTLQVVQDENMRHSQYVTAKENLKHIFTVPESVEKTKQWINDGKLLHAHQSLMDLENSRDDLLYELHKLPNQSPADKVMLKAYFEDVETLSQLMGKQIKLVVGRTLNTVRKEPTIIVTALRIIEREEKADQFAVQRYKQSGFIPPGRPKNWKNMAIEVLEKSVANRVEGTHVDERADNKMWLARYLELARLLILEDLRVVKTLCGPCFPPAYNIVRRFVEMYHNSLSQHLKDIIANGLEGNEYVSLLSWIMNTYTGVELMQHPELNIDTSDIGPLLSNEMLSELQDQYLRNMQQNYEEWMKKTLETEKVDWWSGVLPEGSTQEAYYHTAAPVIIFQMVDQNLQVTKTISNQLTARALVLCIDQVVKYCATYRQAILEFKGKHFEDRSRVPYFTHHMITIVNNCLQFIELAQQMKQLYWVSNASDDAAVKFEALLANYQQLRDEAVTILLEESFLDLELHFQDLLTPKWLSSPIPVETICVTLEDYFQDYNHLRIKNFEYVIKEAQNLIAKRYIAAMLQRKISLKTYDECLTCTSKIMTEAEKIKNFFIRIAPKVGNFDSPFEVIKRLAEVLRCEDSEILSLDLHSLVEKYPDMTEDHLVRLLSLRGDIPRAMAREKVAYIYEAQRNRTTTQTMPNSIFKQIVIQDSFLNWKP from the coding sequence ATGGGCAACGACAGCGGAGAAGACAAGATGAATGCCCTGCAAAAATTGGAAGATGAAGCAAAAACTGCTGCGACAAAGCACATAATTAATATGTTACAACGTCCTGGTCAGTTGGAAAAAGTAGAGCAGTACAAGCGTAGAATTAGCCGTAAGAAAGCCTCGATCGAGACCAAGTTAAAAACGGCAATGCAAAGCCAATTGGATGGGGTCAGAGTAGGTTTCAATCAACTCCAAGATGCACTGATAAGCATTGctgcaataaaaaatgaactagACTTGATCGGAAAATCATTCGGGTCTGCTCCTGAGCTGAGCAATACTTTGCAGGTTGTACAAGATGAAAATATGCGTCATTCACAGTATGTAACTGCCAAAGAAAACCTCAAGCATATATTCACTGTCCCTGAGAGTGTGGAAAAGACAAAACAGTGGATCAATGATGGTAAACTATTACATGCGCATCAGAGTCTAATGGATCTTGAGAACTCTAGGGATGATTTACTTTATGAGCTACATAAGCTTCCAAATCAATCTCCAGCTGACAAGGTCATGCTTAAGGCATATTTTGAGGATGTTGAAACTCTCTCGCAACTTATGGGAAAGCAAATCAAATTGGTGGTAGGTCGTACCTTAAATACAGTTAGAAAAGAGCCAACGATCATCGTTACAGCACTCAGAATAATAGAGCGAGAGGAAAAAGCTGACCAATTTGCAGTTCAAAGATACAAGCAAAGTGGATTCATTCCTCCTGGAAGGCctaagaattggaaaaatatggcTATAGAAGTTCTGGAAAAATCTGTAGCTAATAGAGTAGAGGGTACTCATGTGGATGAACGGGCAGACAATAAGATGTGGCTGGCCAGGTATCTGGAACTCGCGCGTCTCTTGATCCTGGAGGACTTGAGGGTGGTCAAAACGCTGTGTGGTCCTTGCTTCCCTCCTGCATACAACATTGTTAGAAGATTTGTCGAGATGTACCACAACAGTTTATCGCAACATCTAAAGGACATAATTGCAAATGGCCTTGAAGGGAACGAATATGTTTCGTTGCTGTCATGGATAATGAACACTTACACAGGTGTGGAATTAATGCAACATCCAGAGCTGAATATAGACACTTCAGATATAGGACCGCTATTGAGCAACGAAATGCTTTCTGAGCTGCAGGATCAATACCTCAGAAATATGCAACAAAACTATGAGGAGTGGATGAAGAAGACCCtagaaacagaaaaagttgaCTGGTGGAGTGGTGTCTTACCAGAAGGTAGCACGCAAGAAGCCTATTATCACACTGCGGCACCTGTCATCATATTTCAAATGGTAGACCAAAACTTACAAGTAACTAAGACGATCAGCAATCAGTTAACAGCTCGAGCTCTTGTCTTATGCATAGACCAGGTAGTTAAATACTGCGCGACTTACCGTCAAGCAATTCTAGAGTTCAAAGGCAAACATTTTGAGGATCGGAGCAGGGTTCCCTATTTCACGCACCATATGATTACTATTGTCAACAATTGCTTACAGTTCATTGAGCTCGCTCAGCAAATGAAACAACTTTACTGGGTTTCCAATGCCAGTGACGACGCTGCTGTTAAGTTTGAGGCACTCCTTGCTAATTACCAACAGTTGAGAGATGAAGCAGTGACCATATTACTGGAGGAATCATTCCTTGACCTGGAACTCCACTTCCAAGATCTGCTCACACCTAAATGGCTATCGTCACCTATACCTGTGGAAACTATTTGTGTCACTTTAGAGGATTATTTTCAGGATTACAATCATTtgcgaatcaaaaattttgagtATGTGATTAAGGAGGCTCAAAATCTCATAGCCAAGAGGTACATAGCAGCTATGCTGCAAAGAAAGATATCCTTGAAAACTTATGATGAGTGCTTAACTTGCACTTCAAAGATAATGACAGAAGCTGAAAAgatcaagaattttttcatccgaattgCGCCAAAAGTAGGCAATTTTGACTCGCCATTCGAAGTTATAAAAAGACTGGCTGAGGTACTGAGGTGCGAAGATTCTGAAATCCTCTCTCTAGACTTGCATTCTCTTGTTGAAAAATACCCGGATATGACAGAGGATCACTTGGTACGACTGTTGAGTCTCAGAGGCGACATACCGAGAGCTATGGCTAGGGAAAAAGTTGCATACATTTATGAAGCACAACGGAATCGAACTACTACACAGACTATGCCTAACAGTATATTCAAGCAAATTGTTATACAGGACAGCTTCTTGAATTGGAAACCATAA
- the LOC105690415 gene encoding vacuolar protein sorting-associated protein 72 homolog yields the protein MVRILYSEDCTIMASTREKRSNAGNRMARLLDEEEEDDFYKTTYGGFEETEQDNDYMEEDEGEDEVDSDFSIDENDEPVSDPEQDGPKKKRRLVTKAYKEPKPTAADSYSTPKEKKIKTPRQRRTSVDNLERKSIRRSTAAKSAATQRRLKERNEDLKKKVRTVKYDVWKPTQEELLEEALVTEELNLKSLEKYQKLENEKKNTRTVRKTNVGPTIRYQSLSMPVLMLAEMQTEGEEEKINVEAVDEKGATNASIDIGEAGLATISPSEKREMLDGQSIKTAIQEKPVEEKEGGSTGAPVLSEPEIMHDETGSCYERTFITFENDRLYSEAFKRTAPPRPPLKSLCAITRLPARYLDPVTQLPFRNMQTFRLLREAYYQQLESRADTSDAAQSPELVRWLEWRQKNRNGNNLRNTVRLEPASVTSAS from the exons ATGGTACGGATATTGTACAGTGAAGACTGTACGATCATGGCCTCTACAAGGGAAAAACGTTCCAATGCTGGAAATAGGATGGCAAGATTATTAgatgaggaagaggaggatgaTTTTTACAAAACTACCTATGGTGGCTTTGAGGAAACCGAGCAAGACAATGATTACAT GGAGGAGGACGAGGGAGAAGATGAGGTAGATTCTGATTTTAGTATAGATGAAAATGATGAGCCTGTCTCAGACCCAGAACAAGATGGACCTAAAAAAAAGCGACGGTTGGTCACCAAGGCATACAAAGAACCAAAACCTACTGCAGCGGACTCCTATTCTACtcctaaagaaaaaaaaattaagactcCGCGTCAGCGACGTACCTCTGTCGACAATTTGG agagaaaatctaTACGCCGTTCAACAGCTGCTAAGTCGGCAGCCACACAGAGACGActcaaagaaagaaacgaggatttaaaaaagaaagtcAGAACAGTTAAATACGATGTGTGGAAACCAACACAAGAGGAACTCCTGGAGGAGGCGCTGGTTACAGAGGAATTAAATCTAAAATCTCTAG aaaaatatcaaaagttggagaatgaaaaaaaaaatacacggaCAGTGAGAAAGACTAATGTTGGCCCTACAATACGTTATCAATCTTTATCAATGCCCGTCTTAATGCTGGCTGAAATGCAAACAGagggagaagaggaaaaaattaatgtcgAAGCAGTCGATGAGAAGGGTGCAACCAATGCCAGCATTGATATTGGAGAGGCTGGACTGGCGACCATTTCACCATCTGAAAAACG GGAAATGTTGGATGGACAGTCAATCAAGACTGCAATTCAAGAAAAACccgtagaagaaaaagaaggaggatcCACAGGAGCTCCAGTGTTATCTGAGCCAGAGATCATGCACGACGAGACCGGAAGCTGTTATGAACGCACATTTATTACTTTCGAAAATGATCGTCTTTACTCAGAGGCATTCAAACGGACAGCTCCCCCACGACCACCATTGAAATCACTATGCGCAATTACAAG ACTTCCTGCTCGTTACTTGGATCCAGTGACGCAGCTGCCATTCAGAAATATGCAGACGTTTAGACTATTGAGAGAAGCCTACTATCAGCAGCTGGAATCTCGAGCAGACACAAGCGATGCTGCTCAAAGTCCTGAATTAGTTCGTTGGCTTGAATGGAGACAGAAAAATCGCAATGGCAATAATCTTAGAAATACGGTCCGCCTTGAGCCCGCTTCAGTCACATCAGCGTCTTAG
- the LOC105690414 gene encoding ras-related protein Rab-11A, translating into MGTRDDEYDYLFKVVLIGDSGVGKSNLLSRFTRNEFNLESKSTIGVEFATRSIEVDSKTIKAQIWDTAGQERYRAITSAYYRGAVGALLVYDIAKHLTYENVERWLRELRDHADQNIVIMLVGNKSDLRHLRAVPTDEAKAFAERNGLSFIETSALDSTNVELAFQNILTEIYRIVSQKQIRDPPEGDTIRPQNVEPIDVKPTMNADGMRKQCCQ; encoded by the exons ATGGGCACTCGAGACGACGAgtacgattatttatttaaag TTGTTCTGATCGGAGACTCTGGAGTAGGAAAAAGTAACCTACTGTCTCGCTTCACACGTAATGAGTTTAACCTGGAATCAAAATCCACCATAGGTGTTGAGTTCGCTACTCGCAGTATAGAAGTAGATAGCAAGACGATCAAAGCTCAGATTTGGGACACTGCCGGGCAAGAACGTTACCGAGCTATTACCTCAGC GTATTATCGTGGCGCAGTTGGAGCTTTGTTGGTTTACGACATAGCAAAACATTTGACATATGAAAATGTGGAGAGATGGTTACGAGAACTTCGAGATCACGCTGATCAAAATATAGTCATTATGTTGGTGGGCAACAAGTCTGACTTGAGGCACTTACGAGCAGTCCCAACTGATGAAGCTAAAGCATTTGCAGAAAGAAACGGTCTCTCTTTTATTGAAACATCCGCTCTGGATTCAACCAATGTTGAACTGGCCTTCCAAAATATCTTAACAG AAATCTACAGAATCGTTTCGCAGAAACAAATCAGAGACCCTCCTGAAGGTGACACTATCCGGCCACAAAATGTAGAGCCAATTGACGTAAAACCGACAATGAATGCTGATGGAATGCGTAAACAATGCTGCCAGTGA
- the LOC105690367 gene encoding 60S ribosomal protein L15 → MGAYKYMQELYRKKQSDVLRFLLRVRCWQYRQLTKMHRAPRPSRPDKARRLGYKAKQGFVIFRIRVRRGGRKRPVPKGATFGKPKSHGVNQLKPTRKLQSIAEERVGRRCGGLRVLNSYWVAQDSSYKYYEIILIDPAHKAIRNDPKVNWICNSVQKHRELRGKTSVGRSSRGLGKGHRYSQTIGGSRRAAWLRRNSLSLRRKR, encoded by the exons ATGGGAGCTTACAAGTATATGCAAGAATTGTATCGTAAGAAGCAGAGCGATGTACTTCGTTTCTTGCTTCGTGTCAGATGTTGGCAGTACCGGCAACTGACCAAGATGCACCGTGCTCCCAGGCCATCCCGCCCTGATAAAGCTCGCCGTTTGGGATACAAAGCCAAGCAAG GTTTTGTTATCTTTAGAATTCGCGTACGTCGTGGTGGTCGTAAGCGTCCAGTCCCCAAGGGTGCCACTTTTGGAAAACCAAAAAGCCATGGAGTCAATCAGCTGAAGCCCACCCGTAAACTGCAATCCATTGCTGAA GAGCGCGTTGGACGTCGTTGCGGCGGACTCCGCGTGCTTAATAGCTACTGGGTAGCCCAGGATTCGTCTTACAAATATTACGAGATCATTCTCATAGACCCTGCCCACAag GCGATCCGTAATGATCCGAAAGTCAACTGGATATGCAACTCCGTTCAGAAGCACCGTGAGCTCAGAGGAAAAACATCAGTTGGCAGGAGTTCTCGAGGATTAGGAAAAGGTCATCGTTACTCGCAGACAATCGGTGGATCCCGACGCGCTGCCTGGCTCAGAAGAAACTCATTATCGTTACGCCGGAAGCGCTAG
- the LOC105690373 gene encoding natterin-3-like isoform X1, producing MGNCCTSDPGVVLPPPRPDTIIYGKDGFEAYRWVHRSAGRPLPDSAVKGGRDSDGTDIFVGRAFHQGDMLPAKVIPEKHIAYVSWGGEEHPKHEFEVLCQGEFSWEFCSNGEIPSDAVVAGQTSDGEPLYVGRVLHSGSQSIGKVQASHGCLYIPYDGEELSFKDYEVLVLH from the exons ATGGGGAACTGTTGCACGAGCGACCCTGGGGTTGTCCTTCCACCCCCGCGGCCAGACACAATCATATACGGAAAAGACGGATTTGAAG CCTACAGATGGGTTCACCGTTCCGCGGGACGCCCTTTGCCTGATAGCGCAGTTAAGGGGGGCAGGGATTCGGACGGAACCGATATATTTGTCGGTCGGGCTTTCCACCAGGGTGATATGCTTCCTGCAAAAGTAATACCAGAAAAACATATCGCCTACGTTAGCTGGGGTGGCGAAGAGCACCCAAAACACGAGTTCGAG GTATTATGCCAAGGCGAATTTTCCTGGGAATTCTGCTCCAACGGTGAAATACCCTCCGACGCGGTCGTTGCCGGTCAAACGTCGGATGGCGAGCCCCTCTACGTTGGGCGTGTGCTTCACAGCGGGTCTCAGAGCATTGGCAAG GTCCAAGCGAGCCACGGGTGTCTCTATATCCCCTACGACGGAGAAGAACTCTCCTTCAAGGACTACGAAGTTTTGGTTCTACATTGA
- the LOC105690373 gene encoding natterin-3-like isoform X2: MSAYRWVHRSAGRPLPDSAVKGGRDSDGTDIFVGRAFHQGDMLPAKVIPEKHIAYVSWGGEEHPKHEFEVLCQGEFSWEFCSNGEIPSDAVVAGQTSDGEPLYVGRVLHSGSQSIGKVQASHGCLYIPYDGEELSFKDYEVLVLH, translated from the exons ATGTCAG CCTACAGATGGGTTCACCGTTCCGCGGGACGCCCTTTGCCTGATAGCGCAGTTAAGGGGGGCAGGGATTCGGACGGAACCGATATATTTGTCGGTCGGGCTTTCCACCAGGGTGATATGCTTCCTGCAAAAGTAATACCAGAAAAACATATCGCCTACGTTAGCTGGGGTGGCGAAGAGCACCCAAAACACGAGTTCGAG GTATTATGCCAAGGCGAATTTTCCTGGGAATTCTGCTCCAACGGTGAAATACCCTCCGACGCGGTCGTTGCCGGTCAAACGTCGGATGGCGAGCCCCTCTACGTTGGGCGTGTGCTTCACAGCGGGTCTCAGAGCATTGGCAAG GTCCAAGCGAGCCACGGGTGTCTCTATATCCCCTACGACGGAGAAGAACTCTCCTTCAAGGACTACGAAGTTTTGGTTCTACATTGA